In Cupriavidus sp. EM10, the genomic window AACTTCGGCAGCCGCAACGGCCCGACAGAGGTGGAAAGGGCCTGGTGACGCCGCAGCTGGTGCAGGCGCTAAAGCAGCAGGGCCATCAGGTGGCCGAGATCGAGATGACCAGCGGCACGCAGGCCATCATGCGCAAAACGGTCAACGGCAAGCCCGTCTGGGCCGGCGGCGCCGATCCGCGCCGCGAGGGCGTGGCGCTGGGCGACTGAGCCCGTCGCGGGGCCGGCCCGCAGCGGAGGCCGGCCAGCAAGAAAAACGGGCGCGAAATTCGCGCCCGTTCCAGTTCTGCCTGTTGTTGTTGCCGGACTTATGCGTCCAGCTTGACCCCCGCCGCTTTCACGACTTGTGCCCAGCGCTTTTCCTCGGCCTGGAACCACTTGTTGGTTTCCGCCGGGGACATCGTCACCACCTCGGCGCCCTGGCCGGCCAGGTTGGCGCGGATCTCCGGCGTGCGAATGATCTTCACCAGCTCGGTGTTGATGCGCTGGACCAGCGCATCGGGCATGCCGGCCGGCGCCATCACGCCCTGCCAGGTACCCGATTCGAAATTCGGCACGCCGCTTTCGGCGATGGTCGGCGTCTGGCCCACCAGCGCCATGCGGGTGCGCTTGGACACGGCCAGCAGCTTGAGCTTGCCTGACTGCACGTGCGGATACGTGGCCAGCATGCCATTCATCAGCACCTGCGCGGTGCCGCCGACGGTATCGGCAATCGCCTGGGCGCCGCCCTTGTACGGCACGTACTGCCAGCCGGCCTTGGTGGCCTGCTGCACGGCCACGCCGGCAAGGTGCGGCGCGCTGCCGATGGCGGTCACGGCAAAGTTCAGCGACTGCTTGTGCGACAGATCGACCAGTTCCTTGAGATTGTTGGCCGGCACCGACGGATGCACCACCAGCAGGTGCGGCGAGTAGGCCAGCATGGCCACACCCTTGAGATCCTTCTCAGGGTTGAACGTCAGCTTGGTGTAGACCGACGGGGTGATCGCCAACGCGCCCACGTCGCACAGCAGCAGCGTGTGGTTTTCAGTACCCGCCTGCGCCACCATGGCGGCCCCGATATTGCCGTTGGCGCCCGGGCGGTTGTCCACCACGATCGGCTGGCCCAGCGCTTCGCCAAGCTGCTTGCTGATCAGGCGCGCAATGATGTCGGACGAACCGCCGGCGGGATAGGGCACCACCAGGCGGATCGGGCGCGTCGGCCATTTGTCCTGCGCCCATGCCGAAGCCGGCGCCAGGATGCCGGACGTGCCCACGGCACCAAGGGCCGCAAGGCCAGGAAGCTGGCCAAGAAATTGGCGGCGAGAAGAGGTCATGCTGTGTCTCCAGTCAACACTTATCATCAGTCGTCGTACAACAATCTGAGGGAGTGTAGGCCCGCTTTTCGATGGGGTCTATCGGGAAAACACGTAGGCAGGTGGCGCTAAATGTAGGGACAAAGGGGCGGTGGGGAGGTTGCACCGGGCTCGCCGACGCGTGGAAAAAGCCGGATGGAGCGCGGGTTTGTGCTCGGTTGTCTGATGACATGGTTGCCGAATGTGAGGTCGGCTCCCTCTCCCATGAAGTGGAGAGGGGTTGGGGTGAGGGCAAGGCGGCTCTGCTTGCCGACTGGTCGGATTTTGCACCGCTGAACCCTCACCCCCGGCCCCTCTCCCGCTCGCGGGAGGGGAGCAAACCGGGTGGTCAGGTATTCAAGCCCCCGACTTTTTTGCGTATTCCCAGCCCATCTCCGCCATCGGACGGGCGCGCTTGCCGGCGTCCAGCGCCTGTGCCGACGACGCCGTGCCGTCGACCACGCGCTTCATGATGCCCTGCAGGATGCCGGCGATGCGGAACATGCTGAAGGCGAGGTAGAAATTCCAGTCGCCCGTGATCTGGCGGCCGGTGCGCTGCTCGTACAGGCGGCGATAGGCGGCCTCGTCGGGAATGCCCAGGCCCTTGTGGTCCAGCCCGGCGATGCCCCGGAACTGGCCCGGCGCGATATGCCAGCTCATGCAGTGGTAGCCGAAATCGGCCATCGGATGGCCCAGCGTGGACAGTTCCCAATCCAGCACGGCCAGTACGCGCGGCTCGGTGGGGTGGAACATCAGGTTGTCCAGCCGGTAGTCGCCGTGGACGATGCTGGTCAGGTCCACGTCTTCCTGCGGGATATGATCCGGCAGCCAGGCCATCAGCTGGTCCATGGCCGGGATCGATTCCGTTTCCGACAGCTTGTACTGCTTGCTCCAGCGTTCGATCTGGCGCTGGAAGTAGTTGCCCGGCTTGCCGTAGTCGGCCAGGCCGATGGCCTTGTAGTCCACCGTGTGCAGCGCGGCGATGACGCGGTTCATCTCGTCGTAGATCGCGCCGCGCTCGGCCGTGCTCATGTCGGGCAGCGACTGGTCCCAGAGCACGCGGCCGCTGACGAACTCCATGATGTAGAACGCGCGGCCGATCACGTCTTCATCCTCGCACAGCGCATACATATGGGCCACGGGCACGTCCGTGCCGGCCAGCGCCTTCATCACGCGGTACTCGCGCTCGATGGCATGGGCGGACGGCAGCAGCTTTGCCTTGGGCCCGGCTTGGCGCGCATCACATAGGTCTGGCCCGGCGTGATCAGCTTGAACGTCGGGTTGGACTGGCCACCCTTGAACTGCTCGACCGTCAGCGGGCCGGCAAAGCCCTCCACGTGCTCGCGCATCCAGGCTTCCAGCGCGCCCACGTCGAAGCGCTGCTGGTCTGCCACGGGACGCGTCCCTTCAAAGTGCGATACGTTGCTGCTCATGTTGTCTCTCTCCGCAGTGTCTTTATTTTGTGATCATTGTCGAAGGCACGTTACAGGTATGGCCGATTGTCTGGACTCACCTGTAGTTCGGCTTGCGTTTCTCAAGGAAAGCCGTGATGCCCTCGCCACCATCCTTGTGATGCAGGGCGGCGACAAAGCTGTCGCGCTCGGCCGCCAGGTGCTGGGTCAGCGATGCGGTGCCCGCATGGTTGATCAGGGCCTTCATGCCGCGCACGGCATTGGGCGATTCCTTGGCCAGGTTCTCGGCGATGCGCAGCGCCTCGGTCAACGCGTGGCCCGGCTGCACCACGCGGTTGACGATGCCGAAGTGCGCCAGGCGGGCCGGGTCCACCGGCTTGCCTTCCATCAGGATCTCGCTGGCCAGCTGGCGCGGCAGCATCCGCGCAATCTCGTACGAGCCGCCGCCGTCCGGCGTCAGCCCGACCTTGACATAGGCCATCACGAACTTGGCGTCGCTGGCGGCCACCACGTAGTCGCAGGCCAGCACCAGCGAGAAGCCTGCGCCGGCGGCGGGGCCTTCCACGGCGGCGATGATCGGCTTGGGAAAGGCGTGGAACGATTCGATCCAGTGATGCAGCGTCTCGATGCTTTCGGCCTGCACCGACGGGGGCTGCGAGCGGTTGCCCAGCAGCCGGTTCAGGTTGCCGCCGGCACAGAACACGCCGTTGGCGCCGGTCAGCACCACGGCGCGGATCGAGTCGTCGCGGGTGGCCACTTCCAGGGCTTCCTGCGAGGCGGCGTAGATGTCCGGATGCAGCGCGTTGCGCGCCTCCGGGTTGGAGATGGTCAGCACGAGCGTCGCGTCGACGCGTTCGGACAGCAGTTGGGCAGTCATGGCAGCCTCGTTATCCTGGGGCAGATTCTTGGGGCAAAAAGCAGAAAGGGCGCCCGTGTCTCGGCGGGGCGCCCATTCGATCAGGCTTCCTCGGTCAGCAGCGACAGGCCGAGGCCGGCGCGGCGCCACAGCCACGGGCTTGGACGGTAGCGCATGTCGCCGGTCAGGCGGTTCATGTTGCGCAGCACTTCCAGGATCACGTTGGCGCCAATCGTATCGCCCAGTGCCAGCGGACCCTTCGGATAGCCCAGGCCCAGGTTCACGGCCAGGTCGATGTCGGTCGGCGTGGCGATGCGCTGTTGCGCGATGTCGCTGGCAATGTTGACGATGCAGCCGATGATGCGCTGGGCGATAAAGCCGGCCGAATCGCGGATCAGCGTCACCGGCACGCCGTCGCTGGAAAACAGGCCGTGCGCGGCGTCGCGGGCGGC contains:
- a CDS encoding tripartite tricarboxylate transporter substrate binding protein yields the protein MTSSRRQFLGQLPGLAALGAVGTSGILAPASAWAQDKWPTRPIRLVVPYPAGGSSDIIARLISKQLGEALGQPIVVDNRPGANGNIGAAMVAQAGTENHTLLLCDVGALAITPSVYTKLTFNPEKDLKGVAMLAYSPHLLVVHPSVPANNLKELVDLSHKQSLNFAVTAIGSAPHLAGVAVQQATKAGWQYVPYKGGAQAIADTVGGTAQVLMNGMLATYPHVQSGKLKLLAVSKRTRMALVGQTPTIAESGVPNFESGTWQGVMAPAGMPDALVQRINTELVKIIRTPEIRANLAGQGAEVVTMSPAETNKWFQAEEKRWAQVVKAAGVKLDA
- a CDS encoding oxepin-CoA hydrolase, alternative type gives rise to the protein MTAQLLSERVDATLVLTISNPEARNALHPDIYAASQEALEVATRDDSIRAVVLTGANGVFCAGGNLNRLLGNRSQPPSVQAESIETLHHWIESFHAFPKPIIAAVEGPAAGAGFSLVLACDYVVAASDAKFVMAYVKVGLTPDGGGSYEIARMLPRQLASEILMEGKPVDPARLAHFGIVNRVVQPGHALTEALRIAENLAKESPNAVRGMKALINHAGTASLTQHLAAERDSFVAALHHKDGGEGITAFLEKRKPNYR